A segment of the Calditerricola satsumensis genome:
ACAATGGCCGACAGCACCGGCCGGCGGGCCACGTCGTTCAAGTCCTGACCGTGGGCGGTGACGAGGAGGACAACGCCGGCCCCCGCCGCCTCCTGCACGGCGAGGGCATCTTCACGGCGCCCCAGCTCGTCCGTGACCAACACCTCCGGCGACATGGCGCGAATCATCATCATCCCTTCCGCCTTCGGGCAGCCGTCCAGCACATCCGTTCGCACGCCCACATCCAGCGTCGGCACGCCGCGGACGCAGCCGGCAATCTCCGAGCGCTCGTCCACCACGCCGACCTTGCGCGGGGAAAGGCCCAGCTCGGGAACACCGTTCGACACCCACCGCACCAGATCGCGAAGCATGGTGGTCTTGCCGCACTGTGGGGGAGAGATGATCATCGTGCTGAGCAGGCGGCCGCCGGTGACGAGAAGCGGCAGCACCGCTTTGGCCGCCCCTGGCCGCTCGCGGGCGATGCGCACGTTGAACCCGGCGATGTCCCGCAGGTGGCGCACGCGGCCGTTTTCCACCACCGCCTTGCCGACCAAGCCCACGCGGTGTCCGCCGGCGATGGTGACAAAGCCGCGTTGCACCTCCTCCTCAAAGGCATACAGCGAATAGTGGCTGAGCAGGTTGAGCGTCTTGAGGCAATCCTCTTCCGAGACGTGATACGCGTCCCGAGGGCGCGTCACCGGACGGCCGTCGGGGGCGACAAAGGCAAAGCCGTCGGCGGTGACCACTTCGAGGGGCCGACGGGCGCGCATCCGGATCTCCTCGATCCGCTCCGCCCAACCGGAGGGCATTTGCTGCAAGCACGCGCGTACGGTTGGCGCCAACACGCTGAGCACCGTCTTCACCATGCCTTCCTCCTCCCGTCTGCGGCGGGCCCCCGGTGACCGAGGGACAGGGTGGACTTACCTCATCTTTATGGGGTGCTTGGCCCCGTTATGACGCTCCGCAACGCCGGGGCGGAAATCGGCCCTGTTGGCTGGCGTCCACAAAAAAAGGCGGGATCGCGCATCCCGCCTTGCCGTCGGCTCGTTTGCCCCACCGATGTCACGAATGCAGCGGCTGTCCCTCGTGCTCGGCGCGCGGGGCGTCGTCTACCCGCTCCGCCTCGTCGGCGCCGTCCACCATAAGGAGCGTCTCCCCGCACGCCGGGCAGCACACCTCGTCCACGTCGTCGGTCAGCACGTCGTCGTCGAGGAGGACCGTCTCCTCGCAGTTCGGACATTCGAGGGCCAGCGCGTCCTCGGCCTCCTCGTCCTCCTCTTCGCCGTATACGTAGGCTTCCACATCGGTCAGATCCTCGTCCAGCGCTTCCAGATAGGCCTCCTGGTCGTCGACGCGCTCTTCCAATTCGCGCATCCGCTTGGCCATCTGGTCCAT
Coding sequences within it:
- the spoIIIAA gene encoding stage III sporulation protein AA, with translation MVKTVLSVLAPTVRACLQQMPSGWAERIEEIRMRARRPLEVVTADGFAFVAPDGRPVTRPRDAYHVSEEDCLKTLNLLSHYSLYAFEEEVQRGFVTIAGGHRVGLVGKAVVENGRVRHLRDIAGFNVRIARERPGAAKAVLPLLVTGGRLLSTMIISPPQCGKTTMLRDLVRWVSNGVPELGLSPRKVGVVDERSEIAGCVRGVPTLDVGVRTDVLDGCPKAEGMMMIRAMSPEVLVTDELGRREDALAVQEAAGAGVVLLVTAHGQDLNDVARRPVLSAIVQSGAFDRFVVLSRRNGPGTVEAVFDGQFRRLAREAIPC
- a CDS encoding CD1247 N-terminal domain-containing protein gives rise to the protein MEQLETRVAYLRGLAEGMDVKGSEGRILEEMIRVMDQMAKRMRELEERVDDQEAYLEALDEDLTDVEAYVYGEEEDEEAEDALALECPNCEETVLLDDDVLTDDVDEVCCPACGETLLMVDGADEAERVDDAPRAEHEGQPLHS